The DNA region AGAAACTCTATTTGAGGAAGAAGATCCGCTGGGTAAAGAAATAAAAATAGGGAATAAGAATTTTTTAATTATTGGAGTTTTAAAAAAAAGAGGGGAAATTTTTGGACAATCACTTGATAGAATTATCATATTACCCTTTTCAAAAGGTAAAGAATTAAAAGGAAAGCCAGTATTTGACTGGCAGGAGGTTTTTATAAGTCCTGTTATTCAGGTGAAAATAAAAAAGAATTATGAGATAAAGGAAGCAATGGAAGAATTGAGGAAGTTTTTAAGAAAAAGAAGAACACTATTTTTCACGGATGAGGATAATTTCTCTTTAAATACGCAGGAAATGCTTCTTCAAATTTATAGGTCAATAACAGGAGGTATATTTGCAGCAATGATAGGTATTGCTTCTTTAGCCTTACTTGTTGGTGGAATTGGAATAATGAACATAATGCTTGTTTCAGTTTCTGAAAGAACAAAGGAAATAGGTATCAGAATGGCAGTTGGGGCAAAAAGAAAAGATATTTTATATCAGTTTTTGCTTGAAGCTATTTTGTTAACTTCAATTGGAGGTTTTTTAGGTCTTTTTCTCGGAGCCTTAATAGGAAAACTGGTTGATGTTTTAACTCCTTTACCTTCAAGGATTCCCCCTTGGAGTATATTTATTGCTCTTTTATTTTCTATGGTTGTTGGAATATTCTTTGGAATTTATCCTGCTTCACAGGCAGCAAAAAAGGACCCCATTGAATGTTTAAGATTTGAATAAAAGGAGAAAATTATGATTTTAATTTTACTTTTAATAAAAATTGATTCAGTTAAAATAAGTCTTGATGAGTTTATTAAACTTGCCTTTAAAAAAAATCCTGAAATAAAAATGGAAGAAAAAAATGATCTTTTAAGAAATATTGATTTTGTAAATTCAGTTTTTAGCAATCTTCCATCAGTCAGCGCTCAGGGTAGTTATTCAGATACAAGAAG from candidate division WOR-3 bacterium includes:
- a CDS encoding ABC transporter permease encodes the protein MKISDLFQISLYGIKTHKLRSVLTTLGIIIGVGTVISMMSIIEGINGYVYKEFGAVGSDVIYIQKYKWKVFVGSAEREWWKKFKEFPDFTEDDLKDIKELDFVEDASISLDLFNLKEAKYKNKKLEDLDVIAVTPSYFEVSGYKIESGRKLNEEDEFFKRNVCVIGKYIEETLFEEEDPLGKEIKIGNKNFLIIGVLKKRGEIFGQSLDRIIILPFSKGKELKGKPVFDWQEVFISPVIQVKIKKNYEIKEAMEELRKFLRKRRTLFFTDEDNFSLNTQEMLLQIYRSITGGIFAAMIGIASLALLVGGIGIMNIMLVSVSERTKEIGIRMAVGAKRKDILYQFLLEAILLTSIGGFLGLFLGALIGKLVDVLTPLPSRIPPWSIFIALLFSMVVGIFFGIYPASQAAKKDPIECLRFE